In a single window of the Pseudohongiella acticola genome:
- the fba gene encoding class II fructose-bisphosphate aldolase (catalyzes the reversible aldol condensation of dihydroxyacetonephosphate and glyceraldehyde 3-phosphate in the Calvin cycle, glycolysis, and/or gluconeogenesis), with the protein MALISLRQLLDHAAENSYGVPAFNVNNLEQVRAIMEAAHEVNSPVILQASAGARKYAGSNFLRHLILAAIEEFPHIPIVMHQDHGVSPAVCQRSIQLGFSSVMMDGSLGVDGKTPMDYDYNVDVTRNVVQLAHACGVSVEGEIGCLGSLETGMAGEEDGIGAEGKLTHEQMLTDPEEAASFVADTGVDALAIAVGTSHGAYKFSRPPTGDTLAIERIKQIHARIPDTHLVMHGSSSVPQEWLAIINEFGGEIPETYGVPVSEIQEGIKHGVRKVNIDTDLRLASTGAARKFLAENKSEFDPRKFLIPTMKAMKGIVKDRLEAFGTAGHASRIGKIYTLEEMSDKYGLK; encoded by the coding sequence ATGGCACTTATCAGTCTTCGTCAATTGCTGGATCATGCCGCCGAGAACAGCTATGGCGTGCCGGCATTTAATGTCAATAACCTGGAACAGGTGCGTGCGATCATGGAGGCGGCTCACGAGGTCAACAGTCCGGTGATTCTGCAGGCGTCAGCCGGTGCACGAAAATATGCCGGTTCCAATTTCCTGCGACACCTGATACTGGCTGCTATCGAAGAGTTTCCGCATATTCCGATTGTCATGCATCAGGACCACGGTGTGTCGCCTGCGGTTTGCCAGCGTTCCATTCAGCTGGGATTTTCATCGGTAATGATGGATGGGTCGCTGGGTGTGGATGGTAAAACGCCGATGGATTACGACTATAACGTGGATGTGACCCGCAATGTGGTGCAACTGGCGCATGCCTGTGGTGTCTCGGTGGAAGGCGAAATTGGTTGTCTGGGCTCTCTGGAAACAGGTATGGCTGGTGAGGAAGATGGCATCGGTGCTGAGGGCAAACTGACCCATGAGCAGATGCTGACGGACCCGGAAGAGGCGGCGTCGTTTGTTGCTGATACCGGTGTTGATGCGCTGGCCATTGCTGTTGGTACCAGCCATGGTGCCTACAAATTCAGCCGTCCGCCGACGGGTGATACGCTGGCGATTGAGCGCATCAAGCAGATTCATGCGCGCATCCCTGACACGCACCTGGTCATGCATGGGTCGTCGTCGGTGCCGCAGGAGTGGCTGGCCATCATCAATGAGTTTGGTGGTGAGATTCCGGAAACTTACGGTGTCCCAGTCTCGGAGATTCAGGAAGGCATCAAGCACGGTGTGCGCAAGGTAAACATCGACACGGACCTGCGTCTGGCGTCGACGGGCGCTGCGCGTAAGTTCCTGGCGGAGAACAAGTCGGAGTTTGATCCGCGCAAATTCCTGATCCCGACCATGAAGGCGATGAAGGGCATTGTTAAAGATCGTCTGGAAGCATTCGGTACGGCGGGGCACGCCAGTCGCATTGGTAAGATTTATACGCTTGAGGAAATGAGCGATAAATACGGTTTGAAGTAA
- the serA gene encoding phosphoglycerate dehydrogenase, translated as MKSTSLDKSKIRFLLLEGVHQSAVNTLHEAGYTNIEYLKTSLSEDDLVEKVKDVHFIGIRSRTQLTERVFEAATKLQAVGCFCIGTNQVDLKAALVRGVPVFNAPYSNTRSVAELVIGQTILLLRRVPEKNAQAHLGNWQKVATGSFETRGKKLGLVGYGNIGSQLSVLAESMGMKVYLYDIVTKLPLGNAVQVPSLKELMQTCDVISLHVPETPQTANMIGEEQLSWMKKGSILINASRGTVVDIDALAAVLESGQLAGAAVDVFPVEPRSNDEEFISPLRKYDNCILTPHVGGSTMEAQENIGMEVAEKLVRYSDNGSSITSVNFPEVALPSHPGMHRLLHVHENVPGVLSQINRIFSESGINICSQYLQTNDKIGYVVMDIAEEDSDIALDKLQEITGTIRCRVLW; from the coding sequence ATGAAATCTACGTCTCTGGATAAAAGCAAAATTCGTTTCCTGTTGCTGGAAGGCGTGCACCAGAGTGCCGTCAATACCCTGCATGAAGCGGGTTACACCAATATCGAATACCTGAAGACATCATTGTCCGAAGACGATCTTGTTGAAAAGGTCAAGGATGTACACTTTATTGGTATCCGCTCCCGCACCCAGTTAACCGAGCGCGTGTTTGAGGCAGCAACCAAGCTGCAGGCTGTCGGCTGTTTCTGCATCGGCACCAATCAGGTCGATCTCAAGGCGGCACTGGTACGCGGCGTACCGGTGTTCAATGCACCCTATTCCAATACCCGCAGCGTCGCCGAGCTGGTTATCGGTCAGACTATTCTGCTGCTGCGCCGCGTACCGGAAAAGAATGCACAGGCTCACCTGGGTAACTGGCAGAAAGTCGCCACCGGCTCTTTTGAAACCCGGGGCAAAAAACTGGGTTTAGTTGGCTATGGCAACATCGGCTCGCAGCTCAGTGTGCTGGCCGAGTCCATGGGCATGAAGGTTTACCTGTATGACATCGTCACCAAACTGCCCCTGGGCAACGCGGTGCAGGTGCCGTCCCTGAAGGAACTGATGCAGACCTGTGATGTGATCAGCCTGCATGTGCCGGAGACACCTCAGACCGCCAATATGATTGGCGAAGAACAATTAAGCTGGATGAAAAAAGGCAGCATCCTGATCAACGCCTCGCGTGGCACAGTGGTCGACATCGACGCGCTGGCTGCCGTGCTGGAGTCGGGACAACTGGCCGGAGCCGCCGTGGACGTATTCCCGGTTGAGCCGCGTTCCAATGATGAGGAATTCATCTCGCCACTGCGCAAGTACGACAATTGCATTCTGACACCGCACGTGGGCGGCAGCACCATGGAAGCCCAGGAAAACATTGGCATGGAGGTCGCGGAGAAACTGGTACGCTACAGTGACAATGGCTCGTCCATTACCTCGGTTAACTTCCCGGAAGTGGCCCTGCCGTCGCACCCGGGCATGCATCGTCTGCTGCACGTTCACGAAAACGTGCCAGGTGTCCTGTCGCAGATCAACCGCATCTTCTCGGAAAGCGGCATCAATATCTGTTCGCAGTATCTGCAGACCAATGACAAAATCGGTTACGTTGTCATGGACATAGCAGAAGAGGACAGTGACATCGCATTGGACAAACTGCAGGAGATCACTGGCACCATTCGATGCCGTGTTCTCTGGTAA
- a CDS encoding FAD-binding oxidoreductase: MSAMQQTLAASLAEIVGPDRVNIDHESLQVFGKDWTKVHEPNPAAIVFPGSIEEVQALVRLANKQGFALVPSGGRTGLSGGAVAANGEVVVAFDRMNQILDFSAVDRQVVCQPGVITEQLQQFADDKGLFYPVDFASSGSSQIGGNVATNAGGIKVIRYGLTRDWVMGMKVVTGTGELLELNHGLVKNATGYDLRHLFIGSEGTLGFIVELTMALATPPKDPTVLVLAVDDLESTMHVLQAFQGALDICAFEFFSEKALRHVMAEKGLQRPFATEGTFYALIEFENTSEAVLESAMSVFEHCVEQGWALDGTMSQNITQARALWRLREDISETISRFTPYKNDISVQVSRVPAFLKEVDNIVTAQYPDFEIIWFGHIGDGNVHLNILKPDALPKEEFFRQCGEVSYDIFEAVKSYGGSVSAEHGVGLLKKPYLQYSRSEGEIACMKALKQVFDPNKVMNPGKIFD; this comes from the coding sequence ATGAGCGCGATGCAGCAGACGTTGGCGGCCTCCCTGGCTGAAATTGTAGGACCGGATCGGGTCAACATTGATCATGAATCCCTTCAGGTTTTTGGCAAGGACTGGACAAAGGTGCATGAGCCCAATCCCGCCGCGATCGTCTTTCCCGGATCCATTGAAGAAGTACAGGCATTGGTACGTCTGGCCAATAAACAGGGATTTGCGCTGGTGCCATCGGGCGGTCGCACCGGTTTGAGTGGTGGCGCGGTGGCGGCCAATGGCGAAGTTGTGGTTGCCTTTGATCGTATGAACCAGATTCTCGACTTCAGTGCCGTTGATCGTCAGGTGGTATGCCAGCCAGGTGTTATCACCGAGCAATTGCAGCAATTCGCTGATGACAAGGGTCTGTTCTATCCGGTTGATTTTGCCTCGTCCGGCTCCAGTCAGATTGGCGGCAATGTCGCGACCAATGCAGGCGGCATCAAGGTGATTCGCTACGGTCTGACCCGGGACTGGGTGATGGGCATGAAAGTTGTTACCGGCACCGGCGAGTTACTGGAGCTGAACCATGGCCTGGTAAAGAATGCCACCGGTTATGATCTGCGGCATCTGTTTATCGGTTCGGAAGGCACGCTCGGGTTTATCGTTGAGCTCACCATGGCGCTGGCAACACCGCCCAAAGATCCAACGGTGCTGGTACTGGCAGTGGATGATCTGGAATCCACCATGCATGTGCTGCAGGCATTCCAGGGTGCGCTGGATATCTGCGCGTTTGAATTCTTTTCCGAAAAAGCCCTGCGGCATGTGATGGCGGAAAAGGGTTTGCAGCGGCCGTTTGCGACCGAGGGCACTTTCTATGCCCTGATCGAATTCGAGAATACCAGTGAAGCCGTGCTTGAGTCGGCGATGTCGGTGTTTGAGCACTGTGTTGAGCAGGGCTGGGCGCTGGATGGCACCATGAGCCAGAACATCACCCAGGCCCGTGCTTTGTGGCGCCTGCGTGAGGACATCTCGGAGACCATATCCCGATTCACACCCTATAAGAACGACATCTCGGTGCAGGTGTCCAGGGTGCCGGCTTTCCTGAAAGAAGTAGACAATATCGTTACTGCACAGTATCCCGACTTTGAAATTATCTGGTTTGGCCACATTGGCGATGGCAATGTGCACCTGAATATTCTTAAACCTGATGCGCTGCCCAAGGAAGAATTTTTCCGACAATGTGGCGAGGTCAGTTATGACATCTTCGAAGCCGTTAAATCCTACGGTGGCAGCGTGTCGGCGGAGCACGGTGTTGGCCTGCTGAAAAAGCCCTATCTGCAATACAGTCGTAGCGAAGGTGAGATTGCCTGCATGAAGGCGTTAAAGCAGGTGTTTGACCCGAATAAAGTGATGAATCCCGGGAAAATTTTTGATTAA
- a CDS encoding cold-shock protein, with the protein MSQQVEGTVKWFNDEKGFGFIEQEGGKDVFVHFSAINGTGRKTLHEGQKVTMEVTQGQKGPQAENVNPL; encoded by the coding sequence ATGTCACAGCAAGTAGAAGGTACCGTTAAGTGGTTCAATGACGAGAAAGGTTTCGGTTTCATTGAGCAGGAAGGTGGAAAGGACGTATTCGTCCATTTTAGTGCCATTAACGGTACTGGAAGGAAGACGCTGCACGAAGGCCAGAAAGTTACTATGGAAGTAACTCAAGGCCAGAAAGGGCCTCAGGCAGAGAACGTAAATCCTCTGTAA
- the rpiA gene encoding ribose-5-phosphate isomerase RpiA, whose translation MDQNELKKAVAKAAADYVKSRLDERTVVGVGTGSTANFFIEYLGEFKHDIQATVASSEETARRLKALGIAVIDLNSAPEISVYVDGADETNEHLHLIKGGGGALTREKIIAAVAKEFVCIADDSKLVDVLGHFPLPVEVIPMARSHVGREIVKLGGDPVYREGFVTDNGNIIIDIHNMSIVDPRKLEQQLNQITGVVTNGLFAMRPADKLILGGKDGLKTMSR comes from the coding sequence ATGGACCAGAATGAACTCAAAAAAGCGGTCGCAAAAGCAGCCGCAGACTACGTAAAAAGTCGTCTGGATGAGCGCACTGTGGTCGGCGTTGGCACCGGTTCCACGGCTAATTTTTTTATTGAATACCTGGGCGAATTCAAACACGACATTCAGGCGACGGTCGCCAGCTCGGAAGAAACCGCGAGGCGTCTTAAGGCGCTCGGCATAGCTGTCATCGACCTGAACTCGGCGCCGGAAATCAGTGTTTATGTCGATGGTGCTGACGAAACCAACGAACATCTGCATCTGATCAAAGGCGGCGGCGGTGCCCTGACACGGGAAAAAATCATCGCGGCAGTTGCCAAAGAATTTGTCTGCATTGCTGACGACAGCAAGCTGGTTGATGTGCTGGGCCATTTTCCGCTGCCGGTGGAAGTCATACCGATGGCTCGCAGTCACGTGGGGCGCGAGATTGTAAAACTGGGAGGCGATCCGGTTTACCGGGAAGGGTTTGTCACTGACAATGGCAACATTATCATCGATATTCACAACATGAGTATCGTCGACCCCAGAAAACTGGAGCAACAGCTGAATCAGATAACCGGGGTAGTGACTAATGGGTTGTTTGCCATGCGGCCTGCGGACAAACTGATTCTGGGCGGAAAAGACGGTCTCAAAACCATGAGCCGGTAG
- the ilvA gene encoding threonine ammonia-lyase, biosynthetic, producing MIRHNILRPLLLPPERTRNKAADMDKYVKDILSARVYDVAIESPIHKAASLSRRLGNDVWLKREDLQPVFSFKLRGAYNKMSRLSPEAAKRGVIAASAGNHAQGVALAGTTLGIKTIIVMPVTTPAIKIDGVRARGGKVILHGDTYNEAAEFAMKLVAEKSYTFVHAFDDRDVIAGQGTVGLEIVRQHSGPLDAIFVPVGGGGLMAGMAAYIKYIRPEIRLIAVEAEDSACLKAALEAGRRVKLSQVGLFADGVAVNQVGKETYKILRHCVDEVVTVTTDEICAAIKDIFDDTRAVTEPAGAVAVAGLKKAVREQSLQGMSLMALVTGANVNFDRLRHISERAELGESREAVFAVTLDEKPGSFRRFARVLGKRSVTEFNYRYGDATAAQIFVGIEIDDPITGRDKLARALRNKGFDVHDMTDNEAAKLHIRHMVGGRSDKALNERVFRFEFPQRPGALLTFLDLLGEQWNISMFHYRNHGAAYGRVLVGLQVAPEDATAFDDFVRKIPYQFQEETRNLAYQTFLGSQA from the coding sequence ATGATTCGCCATAATATCCTCCGTCCCCTTTTATTGCCACCTGAGAGGACCCGGAACAAGGCCGCAGACATGGACAAGTACGTAAAAGATATTCTCTCGGCACGTGTCTACGATGTTGCCATCGAGAGTCCGATCCATAAAGCTGCCTCCCTGAGCCGGCGCCTGGGCAATGATGTCTGGCTCAAGCGCGAAGATCTGCAGCCCGTTTTCAGTTTCAAGCTCCGTGGTGCCTACAACAAAATGTCCCGGCTATCGCCGGAAGCGGCCAAACGTGGCGTGATCGCTGCCAGTGCCGGCAATCATGCCCAGGGTGTGGCGCTGGCGGGCACGACACTGGGTATCAAGACCATCATTGTCATGCCGGTGACCACGCCGGCCATCAAGATAGACGGCGTTCGTGCGCGCGGGGGCAAGGTGATTCTGCACGGGGATACTTATAACGAAGCTGCCGAGTTCGCCATGAAACTGGTGGCAGAAAAATCCTATACCTTTGTTCACGCCTTTGATGATCGTGATGTCATTGCCGGTCAGGGTACCGTAGGCCTGGAGATTGTCCGGCAACACAGTGGTCCGCTCGACGCCATTTTTGTCCCCGTCGGCGGCGGCGGTCTGATGGCAGGCATGGCGGCCTATATTAAATATATTCGACCGGAGATTCGGCTGATTGCGGTCGAGGCGGAAGACTCCGCCTGTCTGAAAGCGGCGTTGGAGGCCGGTCGGCGGGTAAAGTTGTCACAGGTCGGTCTGTTTGCCGATGGCGTCGCGGTCAATCAGGTGGGCAAAGAAACCTACAAGATTCTCCGGCACTGTGTTGACGAAGTAGTAACGGTGACCACGGATGAAATTTGTGCTGCCATCAAGGATATTTTTGATGACACGCGCGCGGTCACAGAACCTGCTGGCGCGGTCGCGGTTGCAGGCCTTAAAAAAGCAGTACGTGAGCAGTCACTTCAGGGAATGAGCCTGATGGCACTGGTGACCGGCGCCAACGTTAACTTTGACCGGCTGCGCCATATTTCCGAACGCGCGGAGCTGGGCGAGAGCCGGGAAGCGGTGTTTGCGGTTACTCTGGACGAAAAGCCGGGCAGTTTTCGCCGCTTTGCCCGGGTACTGGGCAAACGCAGCGTGACTGAGTTCAATTACCGATACGGGGACGCCACCGCCGCGCAGATTTTTGTTGGCATTGAAATCGATGACCCGATTACCGGTCGTGACAAATTGGCTAGAGCATTGCGTAACAAAGGTTTTGACGTACATGACATGACCGACAACGAAGCCGCCAAGCTGCATATCCGGCACATGGTGGGTGGGCGTAGCGACAAGGCATTGAACGAACGGGTTTTCCGTTTTGAGTTTCCGCAACGACCAGGCGCCCTGCTGACCTTTCTGGATCTGCTGGGTGAACAGTGGAACATCTCCATGTTCCACTATCGTAACCACGGCGCCGCCTACGGACGTGTGCTGGTCGGATTGCAGGTGGCGCCGGAAGATGCCACTGCCTTTGATGACTTTGTTCGCAAGATTCCTTACCAGTTTCAGGAAGAAACCCGAAACCTTGCCTACCAGACTTTCCTGGGGAGTCAGGCCTAG
- the ppnP gene encoding pyrimidine/purine nucleoside phosphorylase, translating into MNKFENVTVVKAANIYFDGKVTSRVVEFDNGDVKTLGIMMPGEYRFGTEKKEIMEILSGQVEILLPGEDLWRKIAGGDTFEVPADSAFDIKVMTVTDYCCSYIG; encoded by the coding sequence ATGAACAAATTTGAAAATGTAACGGTCGTCAAAGCCGCCAATATTTATTTCGACGGCAAGGTCACCAGCCGGGTTGTCGAATTCGATAACGGTGACGTCAAGACTCTGGGCATCATGATGCCGGGCGAATACCGTTTTGGTACCGAGAAAAAGGAAATCATGGAAATTCTGTCCGGCCAGGTGGAAATTCTGCTGCCCGGCGAAGACCTGTGGCGCAAGATTGCTGGCGGCGATACGTTTGAAGTGCCGGCCGACTCAGCCTTCGACATCAAGGTGATGACGGTAACCGACTACTGCTGCTCCTATATCGGCTGA
- the asd gene encoding archaetidylserine decarboxylase (Phosphatidylserine decarboxylase is synthesized as a single chain precursor. Generation of the pyruvoyl active site from a Ser is coupled to cleavage of a Gly-Ser bond between the larger (beta) and smaller (alpha chains). It is an integral membrane protein.), producing the protein MTDSLFILLQYLAPQHLLSRLAGKLADCQWPAVKAPFIRWFIGRYKVDMSQAQEPDPSAYASFNAFFTRALRADARPIAGDDTSVVSPVDGIVSQLGPVREGLLLQAKGRRFSLQALLGGDADLAAEFDEGCFATIYLSPSHYHRIHMPLPGVLREMTYVPGKLFSVNQLTAQRVDSLFARNERLVCIFDTDCGPMALILVGAMIVGSVDTVWAGQVCPARHGLHKTDYRLQRPAVQIARGEEMGRFKLGSTVIAVFAENRVELNAALAAGSDINMGSMLGTAIARSAPHD; encoded by the coding sequence ATGACCGACTCACTTTTTATTCTGCTTCAGTATCTGGCACCACAGCACCTGCTTTCGCGACTGGCGGGTAAACTGGCAGATTGCCAGTGGCCGGCGGTCAAGGCGCCGTTTATACGCTGGTTTATCGGCCGCTACAAGGTCGACATGAGCCAGGCTCAGGAACCCGACCCGTCAGCCTATGCCAGTTTTAATGCATTCTTCACCCGGGCCCTCCGAGCCGACGCTCGGCCCATTGCAGGGGATGACACCAGTGTCGTCAGTCCCGTCGATGGTATTGTCAGCCAGTTGGGGCCAGTGCGGGAAGGCCTGTTGTTACAGGCCAAAGGTCGGCGCTTCAGCCTGCAGGCCCTGCTCGGTGGCGATGCCGACCTGGCAGCAGAGTTTGACGAAGGCTGTTTTGCCACCATTTATCTGTCACCCAGTCACTATCATCGAATTCATATGCCCTTACCGGGCGTACTGCGGGAAATGACCTATGTGCCGGGCAAACTGTTCTCGGTAAACCAGCTGACGGCGCAGCGGGTGGACAGTCTGTTTGCCCGCAATGAACGCCTGGTCTGCATTTTTGACACTGACTGCGGTCCGATGGCATTGATTCTGGTTGGCGCCATGATCGTAGGCAGTGTTGATACAGTCTGGGCCGGCCAGGTCTGCCCTGCACGGCATGGCCTGCACAAAACCGACTACCGGCTGCAACGACCGGCTGTGCAGATCGCCCGGGGCGAAGAGATGGGCCGGTTCAAACTTGGCTCTACTGTCATCGCCGTCTTTGCCGAGAACCGCGTTGAACTCAATGCGGCACTGGCAGCAGGCAGCGACATCAATATGGGCAGTATGCTTGGCACCGCCATTGCCAGATCAGCCCCCCACGACTGA
- the motA gene encoding flagellar motor stator protein MotA has product MLFIIGFVVVTLSVAGGYVMHGGILAVLWQPSEFIIIFGAAFGAFLISNSMHLVKETGKRLPRAIFGSATNEKLYLDLLGLLFDIFNKARREGMMSIEGDIEVPAESGLFTRYPALLKDKRIIEFLTDNLRIMTTSNMAPHEIEAMIESEIETQLHELSEPSHAVHRVADGLPGFGIVAAVLGIVITMQKLGGPPEALGQSVAAALIGTFVGIFAAYGFIGPMSNRLAEVAEEEIKMFECIKAAIVATSNGLPPQLAVEFARKTLYSGDRPSFSELDEHIRSR; this is encoded by the coding sequence ATGTTGTTTATTATCGGTTTTGTTGTTGTGACACTGAGCGTCGCCGGCGGCTATGTCATGCACGGTGGTATTCTTGCTGTGTTGTGGCAACCCTCAGAATTCATTATTATTTTTGGTGCCGCCTTTGGTGCTTTCCTGATCTCCAACAGCATGCATCTGGTCAAGGAAACCGGTAAACGCCTGCCGCGCGCGATATTTGGATCGGCCACCAACGAAAAATTGTATCTCGACCTGCTGGGACTACTCTTTGATATTTTCAACAAGGCGCGGCGCGAAGGCATGATGTCAATTGAAGGCGACATTGAAGTGCCAGCGGAAAGCGGCCTGTTTACCCGCTATCCGGCACTGCTCAAGGACAAACGCATTATTGAGTTTCTGACTGACAACCTGCGCATCATGACCACCAGCAACATGGCTCCGCACGAAATTGAGGCCATGATTGAGTCTGAAATTGAAACCCAGTTGCACGAACTCAGTGAACCCTCACATGCAGTGCACCGGGTTGCCGATGGTCTGCCCGGCTTTGGTATTGTGGCCGCGGTTCTGGGTATTGTTATTACCATGCAGAAGCTGGGCGGTCCGCCCGAGGCATTGGGTCAGAGTGTGGCGGCGGCCTTGATTGGTACCTTTGTTGGTATTTTTGCCGCTTATGGTTTTATCGGGCCGATGAGCAATCGTCTGGCGGAAGTTGCCGAAGAAGAAATCAAGATGTTTGAATGTATCAAAGCCGCCATCGTGGCGACGTCTAATGGCTTGCCGCCGCAACTGGCCGTCGAGTTTGCTCGCAAGACACTGTACTCCGGAGATCGTCCCTCCTTCTCTGAACTGGACGAACACATCCGTAGCCGCTAA
- the motB gene encoding flagellar motor protein MotB, translating into MEKAEQTIVIKRVKKVAGGHHGGSWKIAFADFALALMAFFLVLWLIESTTELEKMVIAGYFSDPRSLASDGDGGTPYVLNLEGRPLTLPNQGLSLALVQEDQEQAVEASEELESFEYIELARLRETQLLQSLQGQMEEVIGGNQEFEWFSDSVSMEVTEEGLSIQIIDRENRPLFNSGSDQMQPYALEVLWAMANVLEDIPNKISIYGHTDSVPFGNDLAQYSNWELSADRANAARRALVEGGLDYSQFAQIIGMGSSLPLLPDAPTDAANRRIVIMVLNQLAQQRILEGTRDSELDGGAPPDEVLPSDLPEIF; encoded by the coding sequence GTGGAAAAAGCAGAACAGACCATTGTCATTAAACGCGTCAAAAAGGTGGCCGGCGGCCATCACGGTGGTTCGTGGAAAATTGCCTTTGCTGACTTTGCGCTGGCGCTGATGGCGTTCTTTCTGGTGCTGTGGCTGATCGAAAGCACCACCGAGCTTGAGAAAATGGTGATTGCCGGTTATTTCTCCGATCCACGTAGTCTGGCCAGTGATGGGGACGGCGGCACACCCTACGTACTGAATCTGGAAGGGCGGCCGCTGACGCTGCCTAATCAGGGTTTGAGTCTGGCGCTGGTGCAGGAAGACCAGGAGCAGGCAGTGGAAGCAAGCGAAGAGCTTGAATCCTTTGAATATATTGAACTTGCTCGACTGCGCGAAACCCAATTGCTGCAAAGCCTGCAGGGTCAGATGGAAGAAGTAATCGGCGGCAACCAGGAGTTTGAGTGGTTCTCCGACAGCGTGAGTATGGAAGTCACCGAAGAGGGTCTGAGCATTCAGATCATTGACCGGGAGAATCGCCCGTTGTTCAACTCAGGTTCTGATCAGATGCAGCCTTATGCGCTGGAAGTATTGTGGGCCATGGCCAATGTTCTGGAAGACATCCCCAACAAAATCAGTATTTATGGTCACACCGACAGCGTTCCGTTTGGCAACGATCTTGCTCAATACAGTAATTGGGAATTGTCTGCCGATCGTGCCAACGCCGCGCGCCGGGCACTGGTGGAAGGCGGTCTGGACTATAGTCAATTTGCACAGATCATCGGCATGGGGTCTTCGTTACCGCTGTTGCCCGACGCCCCCACTGATGCCGCCAACCGTCGTATTGTCATCATGGTGCTGAACCAGTTGGCGCAGCAACGGATCCTGGAGGGGACACGTGACTCTGAACTGGATGGTGGTGCGCCGCCGGATGAAGTGCTGCCGTCAGACCTGCCAGAGATTTTCTGA
- the rsgA gene encoding small ribosomal subunit biogenesis GTPase RsgA — protein sequence MAKRRLNQQQLRRISSQQTARGKRGDEPVADAGIDESSLGPEQEGLIVCHYGQQLDVESLSPDTRGQLFRCHQRSNLPPLVTGDRIIWQSEGDSTGNSTGIIVALLPRHSAMSRPNARGEQRSIAANIDRVVVVFAPVPEPFGNLLDRYLVAIEHLRLKPLLLLNKCDLMPAETSQDADDAAALKVSDLLKLYAGIGYDTLRVSCHQPDSIDALRELLSGETAVFVGQSGVGKSSLINTLRGIDDDDNDAGAADVGGLSKGRAIGREKGTHTTTATRLYHLPGSGDLVDSPGIREFGLWHIEAEQLMYGFVEFRPYIGQCRFRDCRHQQEPGCALLAAVKQGKIKASRLSSYHHILQELDRN from the coding sequence ATGGCCAAACGACGACTGAACCAACAGCAATTGCGGCGCATCAGCAGCCAGCAGACAGCCCGTGGCAAACGCGGTGACGAACCCGTGGCCGATGCGGGCATTGATGAGTCCAGCCTGGGCCCGGAACAGGAAGGGCTGATAGTCTGTCATTACGGCCAGCAACTGGACGTGGAATCATTAAGCCCGGACACCCGCGGACAACTCTTTCGCTGTCACCAGCGCAGCAATCTGCCACCACTGGTGACCGGTGACCGGATCATCTGGCAGTCGGAAGGCGACAGTACCGGAAACAGCACCGGCATTATCGTGGCCCTGCTACCGCGCCATTCAGCGATGAGCCGGCCCAATGCCCGTGGCGAGCAGCGCAGTATCGCTGCCAATATTGATCGCGTCGTGGTGGTGTTCGCGCCAGTGCCCGAGCCGTTTGGCAATCTGCTTGACCGCTATCTGGTGGCCATTGAGCACCTGCGTCTGAAACCCTTGCTGCTACTCAACAAATGCGATCTGATGCCCGCAGAAACCAGTCAAGACGCCGACGATGCCGCGGCATTAAAAGTATCGGACCTGTTGAAACTGTATGCCGGTATTGGTTACGACACCCTGCGCGTGTCCTGCCATCAGCCCGATAGTATTGATGCCCTGCGTGAGTTACTCAGTGGCGAAACCGCCGTATTTGTCGGGCAATCCGGGGTCGGCAAGTCGTCATTGATCAACACCCTGCGTGGCATCGACGATGACGACAATGACGCCGGTGCCGCCGATGTCGGCGGCCTGTCCAAAGGCCGTGCCATTGGCCGCGAAAAAGGCACTCACACCACGACCGCCACCCGGCTCTACCACCTGCCAGGCAGTGGCGATCTGGTAGACTCACCGGGTATTCGTGAGTTTGGCTTGTGGCACATTGAGGCAGAACAGCTGATGTATGGCTTTGTTGAGTTTCGCCCATATATCGGTCAGTGCCGCTTCCGTGATTGCCGGCATCAACAGGAGCCGGGCTGCGCGCTGCTGGCGGCGGTCAAACAGGGAAAAATAAAGGCTTCACGTCTGAGCAGTTATCATCATATCCTGCAGGAGCTGGACAGAAACTGA